In one Fusarium keratoplasticum isolate Fu6.1 chromosome 5, whole genome shotgun sequence genomic region, the following are encoded:
- a CDS encoding Aldedh domain-containing protein — MAPPSVELTAPNGVKWSQPTGLFIGNEFVASSSGKTITSIDPATEEVIATVQAADAEDIDKAVKTARAALRHESWKKLPASDRGQLMYRLAELIESKKELFATIDAWDNGKTYIETLENDLVEAVGVIRYYAGWADKTFGQTISTNPQKFAYTIRQPVGVVAQIIPWNYPLSMATWKLGPALACGNTVVLKAAEQTPLSILVLGELIKEAGFPPGVVNIVNGLGRDTGAALVQHPLVDKIAFTGSTATAASIMGVAAKTLKNITLETGGKSPLLVFDDADLEQAVKWSHFGIMSNQGQICTATSRILVQDTIYDAFIKKFIDTLNVVSRVGSQWDKDTYQGPQVSKVQYERVLEYIDIGKKEGAVVAAGGHPLKVGDSDKGFFIAPTVFTEVKPSMRVYREEIFGPVVVITTFKTEEEAIELANDTTYGLGAAAFTTNLEKAHRVAAEIEAGMVWINSSQDCDPRVPFGGVKQSGIGRELGEAGLEAYTQIKAVHVNMGTKL; from the exons ATGGCGCCTCCCTCTGTTGAATTGACGGCTCCGAATGGAGTCAAGTGGTCTCAGCCCACTGGCCTGTTTATCGGCAACGAGTTTGTCGCTTCCTCCAGCGGCAAGACCATTACTTCCATTGACCCTGC CACTGAGGAGGTCATTGCCACTGTGCAAGCCGCCGATGCTGAAGACATcgacaaggccgtcaagACTGCCAGAGCTGCCTTGCGCCACGAGTCATGGAAGAAGCTTCCTGCCTCTGACCGCGGCCAATTGATGTACCGTCTGGCTGAGCTGATCGAGTCCAAGAAAGAGCTCTTTGCCACCATTGACGCTTGGGACAATGGCAAGACATACATCGAGACGCTGGAGAacgatctcgtcgaggccgtcggCGTTATCCGCTATTATGCTGGCTGGGCCGATAAGACGTTTGGCCAGACCATCAGCACAAACCCTCAAAAGTTCGCCTACACAATCCGTCAGCCCGTCGGCGTTGTCGCGCAGATCATCCCTTGGAACTATCCCCTCTCCATGGCTACGTGGAAACTCGGTCCTGCCCTCGCCTGCGGCAACACTGTTgtcctcaaggccgccgaaCAAACACCTCTGagcatcctcgtcctgggagagctcatcaaggaggccGGTTTCCCCCCGGGAGTCGTCAACATCGTCAATGGACTTGGCAGAGACACGGGAGCTGCCTTGGTGCAGCATCCTCTTGTGGACAAGATCGCCTTTACCGGTTCCACGGCGACGGCTGCCAGCATCATGGGCGTCGCTGCAAAGACGCTTAAGAACATCACCCTAGAAACTGGCGGAAAGTCGCCATTGCTCGTCTTTGACGATGCGGACCTAGAGCAGGCGGTCAAGTGGTCGCACTTTGGCATCATGTCCAACCAAGGACAGATTTGTACTGCCACGTCGAGAATCCTGGTCCAAGACACCATCTACGATGCCTTCATCAAGAAGTTCATCGACACTCTTAATGTCGTGAGCAGAGTTGGCAGCCAATGGGACAAGGATACATACCAGGGTCCTCAGGTGTCCAAGGTCCAATACGAGAGGGTTCTTGAGTACATCGACATTGGAAAGAAGGAGGGCGCTGTCGTGGCGGCTGGAGGTCACCCTCTCAAGGTCGGAGACTCCGACAAGGGATTCTTCATTGCCCCGACAGTCTTTACCGAGGTCAAGCCCTCGATGCGTGTCTATCGCGAGGAGATCTTTGGCCCTGTCGTGgtcatcaccaccttcaagacggaggaggaggctatTGAGCTTGCCAACGATACCACATACGGACTGGGAGCCGCTGCGTTTACTACAAACCTGGAGAAGGCTCATCGGGTTGCGGCAGAGATCGAGGCCGGCATGGTCTGGATCAACAGCAGTCAGGACTGTGACCCTCGCGTGCCATTCGGAGGTGTCAAGCAGAGCGGTATTGGCAGGGAGCTCGGTGAGGCAGGCCTCGAAGCCTACACACAGATCAAGGCAGTTCATGTAAACATGGGGACCAAGCTGTAA